One window of Acidobacteriota bacterium genomic DNA carries:
- a CDS encoding type VI secretion system tip protein VgrG, with the protein MENYIQDNRVIAIETLFGKDVLLLYEMDGAEAISDLFEFDLSMHSTNHGLPLDALIGENATVSIRLPDGSVRFVNGIVSEFRHSGTFLLRDGRDASLLSHYEAKLVPWFWALKLNRDCRIFQNKNVPEIVREIFGEHSSASFQMRLTGDYPRREYCVQYRESDFDFISRLLEEEGIFYFFEHSESDHKLILSDSPVHFRPSPFHPLIDFTEVAKDDLTEAVISKWQAGRQMRSERFELKDFNFRNPTLDLTANLAGSKNPAHQLEVYDYPGEYESREVGEKIVRVRYEEEKSREVSILAKTNGRGFQAGFQFKLQGHPRLEFNRDYVVLKIEHRASSIGAFRSGDNSEAFSYECRLSCLPHPTNFRPTRKSPIPKIQGTQTAIVVGPKGEEIFVDKHGRVKVQFHWDRIGKRNEKSSCWIRVSQPWAGTGFGGITIPRIGQEVIVDFLEGDPDRPIITGRVYNGASMPPYELPANKAHSGLMSRSTPGGGSENFNGIRMDDGVGAEMMQIQAEKDEDILVKNDKSETVGNNETIEIGVDRSENVGNNESLTVGNDQQISIGNNRSEDVGNNESVKIGNNRNTTVSSNDVLSVGLTRTHSVGINEAINIGAAQEVSIGAVQIVSVGIAQINNIGLKQKTSAGKEISLSAPRIVLTATEELTLKCGAGIITFDAAGNITIKAPLVKINT; encoded by the coding sequence ATGGAAAATTATATTCAGGACAACCGTGTGATCGCGATCGAGACGCTGTTTGGCAAGGACGTCTTGTTACTTTACGAGATGGACGGAGCGGAAGCGATCTCGGACCTGTTCGAGTTCGATCTTTCGATGCACTCCACCAATCACGGTCTGCCCCTTGACGCCTTGATCGGTGAAAACGCTACGGTTTCGATAAGATTGCCCGACGGTTCGGTGCGCTTCGTCAACGGTATCGTCAGCGAGTTTCGGCACAGCGGAACCTTTCTTTTGCGTGACGGGCGAGACGCGTCGCTTCTCAGCCATTACGAGGCGAAACTGGTGCCGTGGTTCTGGGCGCTGAAACTGAATCGCGACTGCCGGATCTTTCAGAACAAGAACGTCCCGGAGATTGTTCGCGAAATCTTCGGCGAACACTCGTCGGCCAGCTTTCAAATGCGTCTTACCGGCGATTATCCGCGTCGGGAATACTGTGTGCAGTATCGGGAGTCCGATTTCGATTTCATCTCGCGGCTTTTGGAAGAGGAGGGAATTTTCTATTTTTTCGAGCATTCCGAGAGTGACCATAAGCTGATCTTGTCCGATAGTCCCGTGCATTTCAGGCCGTCGCCCTTTCACCCGCTGATTGATTTCACTGAAGTCGCAAAAGACGACTTGACCGAAGCGGTGATATCGAAATGGCAGGCGGGCCGACAAATGCGGTCCGAACGGTTCGAGTTGAAAGATTTCAATTTCAGAAATCCGACACTTGACCTGACCGCCAATCTCGCCGGCAGCAAAAACCCGGCTCATCAACTGGAGGTTTACGACTATCCGGGCGAATACGAAAGCCGCGAGGTCGGTGAGAAAATTGTTAGGGTTCGTTACGAAGAGGAAAAGTCGCGCGAAGTTTCGATCCTCGCCAAAACAAACGGCCGCGGGTTCCAGGCCGGTTTCCAGTTTAAGCTTCAGGGTCATCCCCGGCTTGAGTTCAATCGGGATTATGTCGTTTTGAAGATCGAGCACCGCGCTTCTTCGATAGGCGCTTTCCGCTCGGGCGACAATTCCGAAGCCTTCAGCTACGAATGCCGGCTAAGCTGTTTGCCACATCCGACCAATTTCCGCCCGACGAGGAAATCGCCGATTCCGAAAATTCAAGGAACTCAGACCGCAATCGTCGTCGGACCGAAGGGCGAAGAAATATTCGTCGACAAGCACGGAAGGGTGAAGGTTCAGTTTCATTGGGACCGGATCGGTAAACGCAATGAGAAGAGTTCCTGCTGGATCCGCGTTTCACAGCCTTGGGCGGGAACGGGATTCGGTGGGATAACGATCCCGCGAATCGGGCAGGAAGTCATCGTCGATTTTCTCGAAGGTGACCCGGATCGGCCGATAATCACCGGCCGCGTCTACAACGGTGCGTCTATGCCTCCGTATGAATTGCCGGCGAACAAGGCGCACAGCGGGCTGATGTCGCGCTCGACCCCTGGCGGAGGCTCGGAGAATTTCAACGGCATCCGAATGGACGACGGCGTCGGCGCCGAGATGATGCAGATCCAAGCCGAAAAGGACGAGGACATCCTGGTCAAGAACGACAAATCCGAAACGGTCGGGAACAACGAAACGATCGAGATCGGCGTCGACCGCAGCGAGAACGTCGGGAACAATGAATCATTGACGGTCGGCAACGACCAGCAGATCTCGATCGGGAACAACCGAAGCGAAGACGTTGGAAACAACGAGTCGGTGAAGATCGGCAATAACCGAAACACGACCGTCAGCAGCAACGATGTCCTAAGCGTTGGGCTGACGCGAACCCATTCGGTCGGCATCAACGAGGCGATCAACATCGGCGCTGCGCAGGAGGTCTCGATCGGCGCTGTCCAGATCGTTTCGGTCGGCATCGCCCAGATCAACAACATCGGACTCAAACAAAAAACGAGCGCCGGCAAAGAGATTTCCCTGTCGGCCCCGCGGATCGTGCTGACGGCGACCGAGGAACTGACCCTGAAATGCGGCGCCGGGATCATTACATTTGACGCAGCGGGCAATATCACGATCAAGGCGCCGCTGGTGAAAATCAATACTTAG
- a CDS encoding DUF4384 domain-containing protein, with protein MKVWLERQIACDENKPFVRVAPTTVFRSGDCVRLQFRLNFAGYLKIINLGTSGNERTIFPTTLVPPKTSNTLPDNRGWKFDDNPGAEQLVFIVSKSPVGVSNVDDSVGSRDLIRNDSPDVEVYDKDLLPRVENEQVYVLSDATRLGKPIVFRLTLKHR; from the coding sequence ATGAAGGTCTGGCTTGAGCGGCAGATTGCCTGCGACGAGAACAAACCGTTCGTGCGCGTAGCTCCGACGACTGTCTTTCGAAGCGGCGACTGCGTCAGACTTCAGTTCAGGCTGAATTTCGCCGGTTATCTGAAGATCATCAATCTCGGGACGAGCGGCAACGAACGGACGATTTTTCCGACGACGCTCGTCCCGCCAAAGACTTCGAATACCCTGCCGGATAACCGTGGGTGGAAATTCGACGACAACCCGGGGGCCGAGCAGCTTGTTTTTATTGTTTCGAAGTCGCCGGTCGGTGTGTCTAATGTGGACGATTCTGTCGGCAGCCGTGATCTTATCCGGAATGATTCGCCCGATGTTGAAGTTTACGACAAGGACCTTTTACCGCGTGTTGAAAACGAGCAGGTCTACGTTTTGTCGGATGCGACGAGACTCGGGAAACCGATCGTCTTCAGATTGACGCTCAAACATCGATAG